One window of Novipirellula aureliae genomic DNA carries:
- a CDS encoding deoxyribodipyrimidine photolyase — MFIPPIRHSLANQHPVRIEGDYVLYWMIAARRTRYNFALQHAVDLAKQLNKPLLIFEPLRVRYKWANDRMHHFAIAGMRANAEALADKPVTYYPYVEPKPGAGTPLLHQLAKKACSVIADEYPCFFLPTMIDAVKDQIPARLELIDGNCVMPLRRPDRTFTVAHSYRRWMQKNIFDALLEIPKTDPLLRSKLPVLQSLPASILKRWPAADLEKLLSVGGLDSIPIDHSVSPCDKIEGGSKAAAKRLTHFIKHDMQRYDVDRNHPNENVTSGLSPHLHFGHISAHEIVLETLENQDWTPDKASAANGKNHGFWNTSEPAEAFLDQVLTWREMGFNRTFRDPDGYDRLETLPEWAFNSLMKHKPDKRPVIYRLEQFERAETDDPIWNAAQREIVRTGVMHNYMRMLWGKKILHWSESPSDALRIMIEINNKYGLDGRDPNSYNGIFWVLGRFDRAWGPERPVFGNVRYMTSKSAKRKLRMDEYLKRFAKNPPKDLFT; from the coding sequence ATGTTTATTCCTCCAATTCGCCATTCCCTTGCAAACCAACATCCAGTTCGCATCGAGGGTGATTACGTCTTGTATTGGATGATCGCTGCCAGGCGAACGCGATACAATTTTGCACTCCAGCACGCGGTGGACCTCGCAAAACAACTCAATAAGCCACTATTGATTTTCGAACCGCTTCGTGTGCGCTACAAATGGGCGAATGATCGAATGCATCATTTCGCCATTGCAGGGATGCGAGCCAATGCCGAAGCACTGGCGGACAAACCGGTGACCTACTATCCCTATGTCGAGCCCAAGCCAGGTGCAGGGACTCCGCTGCTACACCAGTTGGCCAAAAAGGCGTGTAGCGTCATTGCAGATGAGTACCCCTGCTTTTTCCTGCCGACAATGATCGATGCCGTCAAAGACCAGATTCCTGCCAGGTTGGAACTGATCGACGGCAACTGCGTCATGCCGCTTCGCCGACCCGACCGTACGTTCACCGTCGCTCACAGCTACCGCCGCTGGATGCAAAAAAACATCTTTGACGCGCTGCTGGAAATACCGAAAACCGATCCGCTGCTTCGGAGCAAGCTTCCCGTTCTCCAATCGCTGCCAGCATCGATTTTGAAACGTTGGCCCGCTGCCGATCTCGAAAAGCTGCTCAGCGTGGGCGGACTTGATTCGATACCGATCGATCATTCGGTATCACCATGCGATAAAATCGAAGGCGGCTCGAAAGCAGCCGCCAAACGGTTAACGCACTTTATCAAACACGATATGCAACGCTACGACGTCGATCGAAACCATCCTAATGAAAATGTGACGAGCGGCCTCAGTCCCCACTTGCATTTTGGGCACATCTCGGCCCATGAGATCGTTCTCGAAACGTTAGAGAATCAAGACTGGACCCCCGACAAAGCATCGGCCGCAAATGGCAAAAACCACGGGTTTTGGAACACCAGTGAACCGGCGGAAGCGTTCTTGGATCAAGTGTTGACTTGGCGTGAAATGGGGTTCAATCGAACCTTTCGTGATCCAGACGGATACGACAGGTTGGAAACGCTACCGGAGTGGGCATTCAATTCGTTAATGAAACACAAACCCGATAAGCGGCCTGTGATCTACCGTCTCGAACAATTTGAGCGTGCCGAGACGGACGATCCCATTTGGAATGCCGCTCAGCGTGAGATCGTTCGCACTGGGGTGATGCACAATTACATGCGAATGCTGTGGGGCAAAAAAATTCTGCACTGGTCGGAATCACCGAGCGATGCATTGCGAATCATGATCGAGATAAACAATAAGTATGGACTCGACGGACGCGACCCAAATTCCTACAACGGCATTTTCTGGGTCCTGGGCCGCTTTGACCGAGCCTGGGGACCAGAGAGACCGGTTTTCGGAAACGTCCGCTACATGACGAGCAAAAGTGCTAAACGCAAATTACGAATGGACGAGTATTTAAAGCGATTCGCCAAAAATCCACCCAAAGATTTGTTCACGTAG
- a CDS encoding PIG-L family deacetylase — MNSKDLPEPLDLIAVGAHPDDVEIACGGTLAKLVSKGYRVGIIDLTDGEPTPNSPGPDVRLREADEAAKTLGVHKRIQLDLPNRRLFDCFETRVALAAEFRRYRPKLVIGFGEKTPMASPDHWQAMQITDAAVFYSRLSKWDDHFPNLPVHLIRRQLYYRLAVDPDTITGNPYHQIVDISDTIEQKIESILCYKTQFEHKPNIVTRVRAAATVTGAAAGVTAGESFAAAKPFAVDDLMITLAIGKAGINQGIC; from the coding sequence ATGAATTCGAAGGATCTTCCCGAACCACTCGATTTGATAGCGGTCGGCGCTCATCCCGATGATGTCGAAATCGCTTGCGGTGGCACGCTGGCGAAATTGGTCAGCAAAGGCTACCGGGTCGGAATCATCGACTTGACCGATGGTGAACCAACCCCAAATTCCCCTGGCCCGGATGTGCGGTTGCGCGAAGCGGATGAGGCGGCTAAAACGCTAGGTGTTCACAAACGAATCCAGCTCGATTTGCCCAATCGCCGGCTATTTGATTGCTTTGAAACTCGCGTTGCATTGGCGGCCGAGTTCCGTCGCTATCGACCAAAGTTAGTGATCGGTTTCGGTGAAAAAACACCGATGGCATCGCCTGATCATTGGCAAGCGATGCAGATTACCGATGCCGCCGTCTTCTATAGCCGCTTGTCGAAATGGGATGACCACTTCCCAAACTTGCCCGTGCATTTGATTCGACGCCAATTGTACTATCGACTCGCCGTCGATCCGGACACGATTACAGGCAACCCGTATCACCAAATTGTTGACATTAGCGATACGATCGAACAAAAGATTGAATCCATATTGTGCTACAAAACCCAATTCGAGCACAAACCGAATATCGTCACGCGGGTACGTGCTGCTGCGACGGTAACAGGTGCCGCAGCTGGCGTGACAGCTGGCGAATCGTTCGCAGCTGCGAAACCGTTCGCCGTTGACGATTTGATGATCACACTGGCGATCGGCAAAGCGGGCATCAACCAAGGCATTTGCTGA
- a CDS encoding DUF58 domain-containing protein: protein MNSSNYLNQSLPNPDILSRANFELVVRRIADDIAFGTDDSLFVGSGLEYAQSRPYEPGDPVRQIDWKLSARMPVAYIKQHETLKRVAIYLIVDTSGSMSVSSTSLSKHALAVWAAAAIGLVAVRRLSPVCVLSAGARHGRSQQDRSPSLSPDKLWRDLEPLRAHDIHESTELGERLNALSAQLSRRSLLFVFSDLHDPDAIFALRQLGHQHDVVVLHLEDPAERGGLDGGYFRGGEAESGQGFLGDGRQRWRQDCTIERDLAGADVSYLKLLTNRPMISPLRQFLSTRATRMRGQR from the coding sequence ATGAATTCATCGAATTACTTGAACCAATCGCTTCCTAACCCTGACATTTTGTCGCGAGCTAACTTCGAGTTGGTGGTGCGTCGAATCGCGGATGACATTGCGTTTGGGACAGACGATTCGCTGTTTGTTGGGTCGGGGTTAGAGTATGCTCAATCGCGACCGTATGAACCGGGTGACCCGGTTCGCCAAATTGATTGGAAGCTAAGCGCCCGAATGCCCGTGGCATACATCAAACAACACGAGACACTCAAGCGAGTCGCCATCTATTTGATCGTCGATACGTCAGGTTCGATGAGCGTTTCTTCTACCTCTTTGAGCAAACACGCTTTGGCGGTTTGGGCGGCAGCAGCGATTGGATTGGTCGCCGTGCGGCGTTTGAGTCCTGTTTGCGTGCTGAGCGCGGGAGCACGTCACGGCCGTTCCCAACAAGATCGTTCCCCTAGTTTATCTCCTGACAAGTTGTGGCGAGATCTCGAACCACTGCGAGCCCACGACATCCATGAATCCACCGAACTTGGCGAGCGTTTGAATGCCTTGTCAGCCCAATTGAGCCGGCGCAGTTTGTTGTTTGTGTTTAGTGATTTGCATGATCCCGATGCGATTTTTGCGCTGCGGCAACTGGGCCATCAACATGACGTTGTGGTACTGCATTTGGAAGATCCCGCAGAACGTGGCGGCCTGGACGGCGGATACTTCCGTGGCGGCGAAGCGGAATCGGGACAAGGTTTCTTGGGTGACGGGCGACAACGATGGCGTCAAGATTGCACGATCGAACGAGACTTAGCAGGTGCAGATGTTAGCTATCTAAAACTGCTGACAAACCGACCGATGATCTCGCCACTTAGACAATTCTTATCGACTCGCGCGACGCGAATGCGAGGCCAACGATGA
- a CDS encoding histone deacetylase family protein, with protein sequence MTLLYSDPVFQEHETGDHPECAARLMPVIRYLHFVSLDQLCKRPSWQPVTSERLERVHHVEYIESIRQLALAGGGQVDPDTIVSSRSYDVALQATGAVVDAVERVVRGEDTSAFCLSRPPGHHALADKGMGFCLFNHVAVAAKVATEILGLERVLIVDFDVHHGNGTQAIFWEDPRVGFFSIHRSPFYPHTGLKDEIGAGAGGGATRNVPIEFGTSRKEQLETFALSLGGFAKRMSPQLVLVSAGFDSHRLDPVGSLGLESEDFATITDEVIRIAQKYAEGRVVSVLEGGYNPLVLAECVGQHVEELVQKA encoded by the coding sequence GTGACACTCCTCTATTCGGATCCGGTTTTCCAAGAACATGAAACCGGCGATCACCCTGAATGTGCGGCACGGTTGATGCCGGTCATTCGCTACCTGCACTTCGTTTCACTCGACCAACTCTGTAAACGTCCCTCTTGGCAGCCGGTGACATCGGAGCGTCTGGAACGGGTTCACCACGTCGAATATATCGAATCGATACGCCAACTGGCTCTTGCGGGTGGTGGACAAGTCGATCCCGACACCATCGTTTCGAGTCGCTCCTATGACGTGGCGTTGCAAGCGACCGGGGCGGTCGTCGATGCGGTGGAGCGGGTCGTTCGAGGCGAAGATACGAGCGCGTTTTGCCTGTCGCGACCACCCGGACATCACGCGTTAGCTGACAAAGGCATGGGTTTTTGTTTGTTCAACCATGTTGCCGTCGCTGCCAAAGTGGCGACCGAGATTTTGGGGCTTGAACGCGTTTTGATCGTTGATTTTGACGTCCATCATGGAAACGGCACACAAGCCATTTTTTGGGAAGACCCCCGCGTCGGCTTCTTTTCGATTCATCGTTCCCCATTCTACCCGCATACAGGCTTGAAGGACGAAATCGGCGCAGGTGCAGGTGGGGGGGCGACCCGGAATGTGCCGATCGAGTTCGGGACCTCGCGAAAGGAGCAATTGGAAACGTTTGCTTTGTCACTCGGCGGATTTGCGAAACGCATGTCGCCACAACTGGTTCTGGTCAGCGCTGGGTTTGACAGCCACCGACTCGATCCCGTTGGGTCGCTGGGGCTCGAAAGCGAGGATTTCGCCACGATCACCGATGAGGTCATACGGATTGCACAAAAGTACGCGGAAGGTCGAGTCGTCAGTGTTCTCGAAGGTGGCTACAATCCACTTGTCCTTGCGGAGTGCGTCGGCCAACATGTCGAAGAGCTCGTGCAGAAAGCTTGA
- a CDS encoding SpoIIE family protein phosphatase, whose amino-acid sequence MTKNNPSYLRIHHGPATTRTGQSDQAVKQRGGNPAKTRLAEHANRSEPIERFWQVFGDSTGWRIDRSKRKIDATISLLPSVNSDCLTYPNDRTASIAKPDAKRLAEAAMRMSEELIRLRETLRNQEMELAARAAILPTVAGRGALADRMEGILLDAIAATRCDVAVIYLLDDNTERLTARASCGITLERLEQLARPLQGSRGDLEAMVQGVVTVDDFLAGDIDTWNRPESFVGGICAAILNDSVPIGTLWLFSEEGVTFTAAESAVARLAAKAIATEISTAAASEFASPKAAQLATNSIQDLAEWQHLSLPVGNRIADGWKVDGMLESPNSVATGWHSWDILPDGTIMLAMAEAIESDLRGSIGSVVARSALTAHSNYRHNPKQMLSRIADTLWQTNSGDQLMSMIYFHFDPESGDGSYASAGNLTAMISSRYGYRPLVDGSSEPLGTSIDAHPMCGRFSVLPSETLLCVNRGMLLDGATQSLLGDSLRTSMTMGDTNPLAAIRRNIADRPLKHERAAMTLLRQK is encoded by the coding sequence GTGACTAAAAACAACCCAAGCTATCTGCGTATTCATCATGGGCCAGCGACGACGCGTACTGGCCAATCCGATCAGGCTGTCAAGCAGCGGGGCGGCAACCCTGCGAAAACTCGGCTCGCCGAGCATGCCAATCGGTCGGAACCGATCGAGAGGTTTTGGCAGGTCTTCGGCGACTCGACCGGTTGGCGAATCGATAGGTCAAAGCGAAAAATTGACGCTACCATTAGCTTGTTGCCCAGCGTCAATTCCGACTGCCTCACCTATCCCAACGATCGAACCGCTTCGATCGCAAAACCGGATGCAAAACGTTTAGCCGAAGCTGCCATGCGAATGTCGGAGGAGCTCATCCGTCTTCGGGAAACGCTTCGCAACCAAGAGATGGAGTTGGCTGCCCGCGCTGCGATTCTACCGACTGTCGCAGGACGTGGTGCGTTGGCCGATCGGATGGAAGGGATTCTGCTTGACGCTATCGCAGCGACACGCTGCGATGTCGCCGTCATCTATCTGCTCGACGACAACACGGAACGCCTGACCGCTCGAGCCAGTTGCGGAATCACGCTCGAGCGTTTAGAGCAGCTGGCAAGACCTTTGCAAGGGAGCCGCGGCGATTTGGAAGCGATGGTGCAGGGCGTTGTCACAGTCGACGACTTTTTGGCTGGTGACATCGACACATGGAATCGTCCGGAGAGCTTTGTTGGTGGTATCTGTGCAGCCATCCTCAATGACTCCGTTCCGATCGGCACGCTTTGGTTGTTCAGTGAAGAAGGCGTGACCTTCACAGCGGCGGAATCCGCGGTCGCACGATTGGCTGCCAAGGCAATCGCAACCGAAATCTCGACCGCTGCAGCAAGCGAATTTGCCAGTCCCAAAGCGGCCCAGTTGGCAACGAACTCGATTCAAGATCTGGCCGAGTGGCAGCACCTCAGTTTGCCAGTAGGGAATCGAATCGCCGACGGTTGGAAGGTCGACGGGATGCTGGAATCACCAAACTCCGTTGCAACGGGTTGGCACTCTTGGGACATTTTACCCGATGGTACGATCATGTTGGCGATGGCGGAAGCCATCGAGTCGGATTTACGTGGTTCGATCGGCAGCGTCGTTGCTCGTTCCGCACTAACGGCCCATAGCAACTATCGTCACAATCCAAAGCAAATGCTCAGCCGAATCGCCGATACGCTTTGGCAGACCAATAGCGGTGATCAATTGATGTCGATGATCTACTTTCACTTCGACCCAGAATCAGGGGACGGTAGCTATGCGTCGGCGGGCAACCTCACCGCGATGATTAGTAGCCGGTATGGATACCGTCCGCTCGTTGATGGATCGAGCGAACCGCTGGGGACATCGATCGATGCGCATCCAATGTGTGGTCGTTTTTCGGTACTACCTTCGGAAACATTGCTGTGCGTCAATCGCGGCATGCTATTGGACGGTGCAACGCAATCGTTGCTGGGGGATTCGCTACGGACGAGCATGACGATGGGCGACACAAATCCGCTGGCGGCCATTCGCCGGAACATCGCCGACCGACCGTTAAAACATGAACGGGCTGCGATGACACTGCTTCGGCAAAAATAA
- a CDS encoding aminotransferase class I/II-fold pyridoxal phosphate-dependent enzyme, translated as MNQPFDSDLPNIDAPAIGPPTTDPVPQPFEVKFATRVDRLPPYMFGRINNSLYQKRRAGDDVIDLGMGNPSDPPDPSVIQKLADAAADPGNHGYSKSNGISNLRREVASKYYRLYGVRLDPDTEVMSCLGSKEGFSHMCLALMGPGDTAIIPSPYFPVHMYGVILAAGNVVALDVADSEMFLRNVAYTCEHMAPTPKVLIVNYPHNPSSAVIEPEFFVEVVRLAKKYGFMVIHDFAYADVAFDGYRPPSFLAAKGAKDVGVEFTTMSKGYNMAGWRVGFCAGNSEMIRGLGTVKGYYDYGMFAAVQIAAIVALRETDTNVEKQSRIYQGRRDVLVSGLRRLGWDVTPPKAGMFVWAKVPEPWASSMSTMDFALKLLEEGNVAVSPGSGFGQGGEGFLRMSLVENEQRLRQAVRQISKCLG; from the coding sequence ATGAATCAACCTTTTGATTCCGATCTTCCCAATATTGATGCTCCTGCGATCGGGCCGCCGACAACGGACCCTGTCCCGCAGCCTTTTGAAGTCAAATTTGCAACGCGGGTCGATCGTTTGCCTCCCTATATGTTTGGTCGAATCAACAATTCGCTTTATCAAAAACGACGAGCCGGGGATGATGTGATCGATTTGGGCATGGGCAACCCGTCCGATCCACCTGATCCTTCCGTCATTCAAAAATTGGCTGACGCAGCTGCTGATCCTGGTAACCATGGCTACAGCAAATCGAATGGCATTTCAAATCTGCGACGAGAGGTTGCTAGCAAATATTACCGGTTGTATGGAGTGCGGCTCGACCCCGATACCGAAGTGATGTCATGCTTGGGCAGTAAGGAGGGGTTTTCGCACATGTGTTTGGCTTTGATGGGGCCAGGCGATACGGCAATCATCCCGTCGCCCTACTTTCCCGTTCATATGTACGGCGTCATTCTGGCCGCTGGTAACGTCGTTGCGCTCGATGTCGCCGATTCTGAAATGTTCTTGCGCAATGTGGCCTACACGTGTGAACACATGGCGCCGACCCCCAAGGTGTTGATTGTCAATTATCCCCACAACCCATCTTCGGCGGTGATTGAACCTGAGTTTTTTGTCGAGGTCGTCCGGCTGGCAAAGAAGTACGGGTTCATGGTGATTCACGACTTCGCGTACGCGGACGTTGCGTTTGATGGCTATCGTCCACCGAGTTTCTTAGCAGCCAAAGGGGCGAAGGATGTCGGTGTCGAATTTACGACGATGAGCAAAGGGTACAATATGGCCGGTTGGCGAGTCGGTTTCTGTGCTGGCAATTCCGAAATGATTCGAGGTCTTGGGACGGTCAAAGGCTACTACGATTACGGAATGTTCGCAGCGGTTCAAATTGCAGCGATCGTGGCGCTTCGAGAAACCGATACGAACGTTGAAAAACAATCGAGGATTTACCAAGGGCGTCGAGACGTTTTGGTCAGTGGCCTAAGGCGATTGGGCTGGGATGTGACACCGCCCAAAGCAGGCATGTTCGTTTGGGCCAAAGTCCCTGAACCGTGGGCCAGTTCAATGAGCACGATGGATTTTGCCTTAAAACTACTCGAAGAAGGTAACGTCGCGGTCAGTCCCGGTAGCGGCTTTGGGCAAGGTGGCGAGGGTTTTCTGCGAATGTCCTTGGTAGAAAACGAACAACGACTTCGGCAAGCGGTTCGGCAGATCAGCAAATGCCTTGGTTGA
- a CDS encoding SET domain-containing protein produces the protein MSLIIPLSARRRKKLQAKLDQDYDYRNYEDDDIIVKSGGPAGRGVFAQRQFTPGELIVEIKGQVHRKSAYEGSTYVMDLSEKWLLEPAIPGAFVNHSCNPNAELIVATKKSMALIAICNIEEGSQITFDYGWMAADWIPKCHCGAPNCRGWVVDQDEVEKMKKFEKKKKKKKKSR, from the coding sequence ATGTCATTGATCATTCCCCTTTCAGCCCGGCGCCGTAAAAAACTGCAAGCCAAACTCGACCAGGATTACGACTACCGGAATTATGAAGATGACGACATCATCGTCAAAAGCGGCGGTCCCGCTGGCCGCGGCGTGTTTGCTCAGAGGCAATTCACGCCAGGCGAGTTGATCGTCGAAATCAAGGGCCAAGTGCATCGAAAGTCCGCTTATGAAGGCTCCACCTATGTGATGGACCTCAGCGAAAAATGGCTTTTGGAACCGGCGATTCCGGGTGCGTTCGTCAACCATTCCTGCAACCCGAATGCCGAGCTGATCGTCGCGACGAAGAAGTCGATGGCTCTGATCGCGATTTGCAACATTGAAGAAGGTTCGCAAATCACGTTTGATTATGGATGGATGGCCGCCGATTGGATCCCAAAATGCCATTGCGGTGCCCCCAATTGCCGTGGCTGGGTCGTCGATCAAGATGAGGTCGAGAAAATGAAAAAGTTCGAGAAGAAAAAAAAGAAGAAAAAGAAATCTCGCTAG
- a CDS encoding redoxin family protein, producing MLIQCRIPAGLCLLLSFLFIANTTPGKAAEAEFPDDWYFSGQETLRSNLEGSAAIEWSTDTWIGDETTLSDCRGKVVVIDFWATWCGPCVASIPKNIELVESYPDELVFIGMHSAASGWNKADQMVKDRQINYAVALDSGETTDAYGVNAYPTYVIIDRSGTVRAAGVQPSHVKSIVSKLVEESGPTSWATSLPGLDSDWFYNGSLRMPTWQDQLGQPAKPIRGRSWWNPDDVEQSDELEAFEEERPTGVVRVLHFTRPGLAITDAQLKSLNDTAGKYAPQGVDFAVVCDQESDWDSVRAFAAEIDLSVPLVLDQPIEEAGGDEASVLDQAKPESITKPREAGKTAQSYHVRVAPVTLVIDRDGRIRATGLKIEKLSNALDRLLAERSQ from the coding sequence ATGCTGATCCAATGTCGAATACCTGCTGGTCTTTGCTTGTTGCTTTCGTTTTTATTCATCGCGAATACCACGCCAGGCAAAGCGGCGGAAGCGGAGTTTCCTGACGATTGGTATTTTAGTGGTCAAGAAACCTTGCGATCCAACTTGGAAGGTTCTGCGGCGATTGAGTGGTCGACCGATACCTGGATTGGTGACGAAACGACGCTAAGTGATTGCCGCGGCAAGGTGGTCGTCATCGATTTCTGGGCGACTTGGTGCGGCCCTTGCGTGGCATCGATTCCCAAAAACATTGAATTGGTTGAATCCTATCCAGACGAGCTTGTCTTTATCGGAATGCATTCGGCAGCATCGGGTTGGAACAAAGCGGATCAAATGGTCAAGGATCGCCAGATCAATTACGCCGTGGCCTTAGATAGTGGCGAAACCACCGATGCCTATGGGGTCAATGCCTACCCCACCTATGTGATCATTGACCGCAGTGGCACCGTTCGTGCCGCAGGGGTTCAACCGTCCCACGTCAAATCGATCGTCTCGAAGTTGGTGGAAGAGTCGGGGCCGACTTCTTGGGCAACATCGCTGCCTGGTTTGGACAGCGATTGGTTTTACAACGGGTCGCTGCGGATGCCGACTTGGCAAGATCAACTCGGGCAACCTGCCAAACCCATTCGAGGACGTTCATGGTGGAATCCCGACGATGTCGAGCAATCGGACGAGTTGGAGGCGTTTGAAGAAGAACGGCCGACGGGAGTTGTTCGAGTCTTGCACTTTACCCGGCCTGGATTGGCGATCACAGATGCACAATTGAAATCACTAAACGACACAGCAGGCAAGTATGCTCCGCAAGGAGTCGACTTTGCCGTTGTTTGTGACCAAGAAAGCGATTGGGATTCAGTGAGAGCGTTTGCCGCGGAGATTGACTTGTCCGTCCCGTTGGTGCTCGATCAACCAATAGAGGAAGCGGGGGGCGATGAGGCTTCCGTTCTTGATCAGGCGAAGCCAGAGTCGATCACGAAACCACGCGAAGCTGGTAAAACGGCACAGAGTTACCACGTCCGAGTTGCACCGGTAACCTTGGTGATCGATCGCGATGGTCGCATCCGAGCGACAGGTTTGAAGATAGAAAAACTCAGCAACGCATTGGATCGATTGTTGGCGGAAAGATCACAGTAG
- a CDS encoding AAA family ATPase: MTDTSAKPAPNSSPALSNERVSSEWAPDESPASAPFARSVIEQVGHTVVGQSEVVERVLIALLTGGHLLLEGVPGIAKTLLVQAVGKAIDLQFKRVQFTIDLLPSDILGSEILDQKSGQFHIHKGPVFTNLLLADEINRASPKVQSALLEAMQERRVSIGDETHALPAPFLVIATQNPVEQAGTFELPEAQLDRFMMCHRLRYPTPSEETEVVKRALKLKLERQGDGAVPQSMFDAIGDEHTLSVRDLTEAMTEVQTVHVSDVFVDDCIKLVGATRSHKDIVLGCSPRAALSLVNASRARAFIYGRSYVIPEDLFTLAEDVILHRVRLSYEAIADGRTPQSVLDQLLGEML, encoded by the coding sequence ATGACAGACACCTCCGCCAAGCCAGCACCTAATTCTAGCCCTGCTCTATCGAACGAACGTGTATCAAGTGAATGGGCACCAGACGAATCGCCCGCGAGTGCGCCGTTCGCACGCTCAGTGATCGAGCAAGTGGGCCATACGGTGGTCGGACAAAGTGAAGTGGTTGAACGCGTTTTGATTGCGTTATTAACAGGTGGCCACCTGTTGCTCGAAGGCGTTCCGGGAATTGCCAAGACCTTGTTGGTGCAAGCGGTCGGCAAAGCGATCGATTTACAGTTTAAACGCGTTCAATTCACGATCGACTTGTTGCCATCCGACATTTTGGGTTCCGAGATTTTGGACCAGAAATCGGGCCAGTTCCATATCCATAAGGGACCGGTTTTTACCAACTTGTTATTGGCCGATGAAATCAACCGTGCCTCACCAAAAGTACAGTCCGCTTTGCTCGAAGCGATGCAGGAACGTCGAGTGTCAATCGGGGATGAGACGCACGCATTGCCTGCGCCCTTTTTAGTCATCGCTACCCAAAATCCGGTCGAGCAGGCAGGGACGTTTGAGTTACCTGAAGCACAATTGGATCGATTCATGATGTGCCACCGCTTGCGATATCCAACGCCGAGCGAAGAAACCGAAGTGGTCAAGCGGGCGTTAAAACTAAAGCTCGAGCGGCAAGGTGACGGTGCGGTTCCGCAGTCAATGTTTGATGCGATTGGAGACGAGCATACGCTAAGTGTCAGGGATTTGACCGAAGCGATGACCGAGGTTCAAACGGTTCACGTCAGCGACGTTTTTGTTGACGATTGCATCAAGTTAGTGGGCGCAACGCGGTCTCACAAAGACATTGTGCTCGGCTGTAGCCCGAGGGCCGCACTGAGTCTCGTGAACGCTTCCAGAGCACGAGCGTTTATCTACGGTCGCAGCTATGTGATTCCAGAGGATCTGTTCACGTTAGCGGAAGATGTGATTTTACACCGGGTAAGACTTAGCTATGAAGCAATCGCCGACGGGCGAACGCCACAATCCGTGCTCGATCAATTACTCGGCGAGATGCTGTAG
- the thiD gene encoding bifunctional hydroxymethylpyrimidine kinase/phosphomethylpyrimidine kinase, which produces MPIAMTIAGSDPSGGAGLQADLKTFHQHGVYGTSIVTLLTVQNTHAVSAVQTIDIDFVTAQLDAVVSDLPPTAAKTGALGSAAIIDAVAARAADFVFPLVVDPVMISKHGASLIDKKAISSLRDQLIPKAFLLTPNRLEAARLTDQNVVTIDQMMQAASTIFAMGARNVLVKGGGMNDQAVDVLYDGKRFSLFEAERIDTVHTHGTGCVLSAAITANLANGLTLTKAIESAKRFISTAIQSGSGVGNGIRPVDFHSPI; this is translated from the coding sequence TTGCCAATCGCTATGACGATCGCCGGATCGGATCCATCCGGCGGTGCGGGATTACAAGCCGACCTGAAGACGTTTCATCAGCACGGTGTCTATGGAACCAGCATTGTTACGCTGTTGACGGTGCAGAACACGCACGCGGTTTCCGCAGTGCAAACGATCGACATCGATTTCGTAACCGCACAGCTCGATGCGGTCGTCTCGGATCTGCCGCCAACCGCGGCGAAAACAGGGGCTCTTGGCAGTGCGGCAATCATTGATGCGGTCGCCGCTCGGGCTGCTGACTTTGTGTTTCCGCTGGTCGTCGATCCCGTCATGATTAGTAAGCACGGCGCATCCTTGATCGATAAAAAGGCAATCTCCTCCCTTCGAGACCAGCTCATTCCCAAAGCTTTTTTGCTAACGCCGAATCGGTTGGAAGCGGCTCGATTAACCGATCAAAACGTTGTGACGATTGACCAAATGATGCAAGCTGCCTCGACGATTTTCGCAATGGGAGCAAGAAATGTTCTCGTCAAGGGAGGCGGAATGAATGACCAGGCGGTGGATGTGTTGTATGATGGCAAGCGTTTTTCACTTTTTGAAGCTGAGCGGATCGACACGGTACATACGCATGGAACCGGCTGTGTCCTATCGGCCGCCATTACCGCAAACCTGGCCAACGGGTTGACGCTTACCAAAGCCATTGAATCCGCAAAACGTTTCATTAGCACCGCGATTCAAAGTGGTTCCGGCGTTGGAAACGGCATTCGTCCTGTCGACTTTCATTCGCCAATTTGA